One window of Candidatus Sulfotelmatobacter sp. genomic DNA carries:
- the csrA gene encoding carbon storage regulator CsrA: protein MLVLSRKLNQAIMIGDDVRIVVVSVDRDTVKLGIEAPRSIPVHRSEVYDEIQRTNRAAAGEPAKPAERARIADLGKGAQAAGPKNVKNLKSRP, encoded by the coding sequence TTGCTGGTTCTCAGTCGTAAACTCAACCAAGCGATCATGATCGGGGACGACGTCCGGATCGTGGTCGTCTCCGTCGACCGGGACACCGTCAAGCTGGGGATCGAAGCCCCGCGCTCGATCCCGGTCCACCGTTCCGAGGTCTACGACGAGATCCAACGGACCAACCGAGCGGCTGCTGGAGAGCCGGCGAAGCCCGCCGAGCGGGCCCGTATCGCCGACCTGGGGAAGGGGGCGCAGGCCGCCGGCCCCAAAAACGTGAAGAACCTAAAGTCCAGACCCTAA
- a CDS encoding flagellar assembly protein FliW has product MDTTQIETTTMELPRFGSCTFREDEVLTFPWGLPGFGHLRRFLALHLEEQEHFIWLQSLDDPSVALPTCNPFHMFPDYQVKLPEYAVSSLDLKRPEEFVFLGIVIVGPNASDMTMNLLAPVIVNLRTRTGRQVTLEGSGYSVRTPVPRKAPAPAQASTTATAGA; this is encoded by the coding sequence GTGGATACCACGCAGATCGAGACGACGACCATGGAGCTGCCGCGCTTTGGGTCGTGCACCTTCCGCGAGGACGAGGTCCTGACGTTCCCTTGGGGCCTCCCGGGCTTCGGCCACCTCCGGCGCTTCCTGGCCCTGCACCTCGAAGAGCAAGAACACTTCATCTGGCTGCAGAGCCTGGACGACCCCTCGGTCGCTCTCCCGACCTGCAACCCGTTCCACATGTTTCCGGACTACCAGGTGAAGCTGCCGGAATACGCGGTGAGCTCCCTCGACCTCAAACGGCCCGAGGAATTCGTCTTCCTCGGCATCGTGATCGTCGGTCCGAACGCGTCCGACATGACGATGAACCTGCTGGCTCCCGTCATCGTGAACTTGCGCACTCGGACCGGCCGTCAAGTGACGCTGGAGGGGAGCGGATACTCGGTGCGGACTCCGGTTCCGCGCAAGGCGCCGGCGCCCGCTCAGGCGTCGACGACGGCTACGGCGGGAGCCTGA
- the flgL gene encoding flagellar hook-associated protein FlgL, with protein MRIATSTIYAQQTAAIDNQAAQYAQLGGELSSGISLNEPSDDPLQIGEDLELHQTITTQTTESTNASAASNQLTQTDSVLNGLTSILQSANSLAVEAANSGLTSTDRSGIVSQVNNLISQAIAYGNSQYSGQYIFSGTAASTLPPVQAVGDPPTSVTFSGNEQSSGQILFNGQVITLSTTFQQAFNYNSADGSPDVFQTLINLRNQVENPQYTDTSEEAMNAEGQVVYGPQTGGAPAPTTLSQASSFATAPVAGGGGFTIEINGTSIPIAANAPIDDGVPPPAGTSVVAQINNAAAADGGVTAQYDAKTQKITLSSSSAFTVQDAPNGGNLVEALGLAGQGDTIQPISTQLGDISNTLNVVLTARAQVGANLQTLTSLASQLQSNVTDNTNVESSIEDTNVASTTTAFTQTQTALEAAYSTTTRLEQQTLFNYLQ; from the coding sequence ATGCGCATCGCCACCTCGACCATCTACGCCCAGCAGACCGCCGCGATCGACAACCAGGCCGCGCAGTACGCGCAGCTCGGCGGCGAGCTCTCGAGCGGGATCTCGCTCAACGAGCCCAGCGACGATCCGCTGCAGATCGGCGAAGATCTGGAGCTGCACCAGACGATCACGACGCAGACGACCGAGTCGACCAACGCCAGCGCGGCGTCCAACCAGCTCACGCAGACGGACAGCGTCCTCAACGGGCTGACCTCGATCTTGCAGAGCGCCAACTCGCTGGCGGTCGAAGCCGCGAACTCGGGCCTCACCAGTACCGACCGCTCGGGGATCGTCTCGCAGGTCAACAACCTGATCTCGCAGGCGATCGCGTACGGGAACAGCCAGTACTCGGGCCAGTACATCTTCAGCGGCACCGCAGCCAGCACGCTGCCGCCGGTGCAGGCCGTCGGCGATCCGCCGACGTCGGTGACGTTCTCGGGGAACGAGCAATCCTCGGGCCAGATCCTGTTCAACGGTCAGGTGATCACGCTCTCGACGACGTTCCAGCAGGCGTTCAACTACAACTCCGCGGACGGTTCGCCGGACGTCTTCCAGACGCTGATCAACCTGCGCAATCAGGTCGAGAACCCGCAGTACACCGACACCAGCGAAGAGGCGATGAACGCCGAGGGTCAAGTCGTCTATGGGCCGCAGACGGGCGGCGCGCCCGCGCCGACGACGCTCAGCCAGGCTTCGAGCTTCGCAACCGCGCCCGTGGCGGGCGGCGGTGGTTTCACGATCGAGATCAACGGCACGAGCATCCCGATTGCGGCGAACGCCCCGATCGACGACGGCGTGCCGCCGCCGGCGGGAACGTCGGTCGTCGCGCAAATCAACAACGCTGCCGCCGCCGACGGCGGCGTGACCGCGCAATACGATGCGAAGACGCAGAAGATCACGCTGAGCAGCAGCAGCGCGTTCACCGTCCAAGACGCCCCGAACGGCGGCAATCTGGTCGAGGCGCTCGGACTGGCGGGTCAAGGCGATACGATCCAGCCGATCTCGACCCAGCTCGGCGACATCAGCAATACCTTGAACGTCGTGCTGACGGCGCGCGCGCAAGTGGGCGCGAACTTGCAGACGCTCACCTCGCTGGCGAGTCAACTTCAGAGCAACGTGACCGATAACACGAACGTAGAGTCGAGCATCGAGGACACCAACGTCGCCTCGACGACCACGGCGTTCACCCAGACGCAGACCGCCCTCGAGGCCGCCTACTCGACGACGACGCGGCTCGAACAACAAACGCTCTTCAACTACCTGCAGTGA
- the flgK gene encoding flagellar hook-associated protein FlgK: MSFFALNVTGSALNAFQVAENVTSDNIANEDTTGASRQVANITQQSPIVSNPGAPSYSAPGMTGDGVVVNSITRIHQNSYDSLFRGASSSQNYYTIEQQVLTSVQSSFGEPSSGINTAYANFQTALSTLAASPTTASDQTAVLTSAQALTSKLNDVGTAVSSAQSSVLQQATTTVQTVNGLLDQIASLNGQIRAASAVGANANTFEDERDNDIDQLSQYVATSTSVQANGSTLVTIGGIAVVSDTNVYHLAAPVVATGSNGEPQMVIGMESDPDPADPTPVAVGSGQLGAYVDVYNDNLSSYATQLNNFASALANTVNSVSEASYDTTGTPGQAFFVPAAAGEAITASNISVGLTAGSQVTTALASTDAGSEVVSANAANQSIDTASAILGNTTLEYTGGAVGAPPTTAGQLTVTVDGVNQTFDYDIGATGNSSTINGFITSFNAAQLGVTASWDSTNQSIVFARDPTNEGQSLLAQQAANGAATSPTFTITDSNGPQAGSAGTPTNSILQIVGASAISGVTQGAGNALGSADSAGTNAMITMLSTPVGIPPLQAQSTSPITAAGSVTVLPSTPGEFANVQVGQLLTISGGAAIGAPPTVAASETVQVTGVDPSTGAISFVATGAHGNGYSISSTPSQTLSAYYGVLVTQLGNDTATATTGTTTQTNLATSINAQRQSVDGINVDEETQNLLQYQNAYEAAAKTMSVLETLLQTALGMVSSSTG, encoded by the coding sequence ATGAGTTTCTTTGCACTGAACGTTACCGGGAGCGCGCTCAACGCGTTCCAGGTCGCCGAGAACGTCACGTCCGACAACATCGCGAACGAGGACACGACCGGTGCCTCGCGGCAGGTCGCGAACATCACCCAGCAATCGCCGATCGTCTCGAATCCGGGCGCTCCGTCGTATTCGGCGCCGGGCATGACCGGCGACGGCGTGGTGGTCAACTCGATCACGCGGATCCACCAGAACTCGTACGACTCGCTCTTCCGCGGGGCGTCGTCCTCGCAGAACTACTACACCATCGAGCAGCAGGTGCTGACCTCGGTGCAGTCTTCGTTCGGCGAGCCGAGTAGCGGCATCAACACGGCCTACGCGAACTTCCAGACCGCGCTCTCGACGCTGGCGGCGAGCCCGACCACGGCCTCCGACCAAACCGCCGTGCTGACCTCGGCCCAGGCGCTGACCTCGAAGCTCAACGACGTCGGCACCGCGGTCTCGAGCGCGCAGTCGTCGGTCTTGCAGCAGGCGACCACGACGGTCCAGACCGTCAACGGCCTGCTCGACCAGATCGCCTCGCTCAACGGGCAGATCCGCGCGGCCAGCGCCGTGGGCGCCAACGCCAACACGTTCGAGGACGAACGCGACAACGACATCGACCAGCTCTCGCAGTACGTGGCGACGTCGACCTCGGTGCAGGCCAACGGCTCGACCTTGGTGACGATCGGCGGAATCGCCGTGGTGAGCGACACCAACGTCTACCATCTGGCCGCGCCGGTCGTCGCGACCGGCTCGAACGGCGAGCCGCAGATGGTGATCGGGATGGAGAGCGATCCGGACCCGGCCGACCCCACGCCGGTCGCGGTCGGGAGCGGGCAGCTCGGCGCGTACGTCGACGTCTACAACGACAACCTGAGCTCGTACGCGACGCAGCTCAACAACTTCGCCTCGGCGCTGGCGAACACGGTCAACAGCGTGAGCGAGGCCTCGTACGACACCACCGGCACGCCCGGGCAGGCGTTCTTCGTGCCGGCCGCCGCCGGCGAGGCGATCACGGCCTCGAACATCAGCGTCGGTCTCACCGCCGGCTCGCAGGTCACCACCGCGCTGGCCTCGACCGACGCCGGCAGCGAGGTCGTCTCGGCCAACGCCGCCAACCAGAGCATCGACACGGCCTCGGCGATCCTTGGCAACACCACGCTCGAGTACACGGGCGGCGCGGTCGGCGCGCCACCCACGACCGCCGGGCAGTTGACCGTCACCGTCGACGGCGTCAACCAGACCTTCGACTACGACATCGGCGCGACCGGGAACTCGTCGACGATCAACGGCTTCATCACCAGCTTCAACGCGGCGCAGCTCGGCGTGACGGCTTCGTGGGACAGCACCAACCAGAGCATCGTCTTCGCGCGCGACCCCACCAACGAAGGGCAGTCGCTGCTGGCCCAACAGGCCGCCAACGGGGCCGCGACCTCGCCGACCTTCACGATCACCGACTCGAACGGTCCGCAGGCCGGGTCGGCCGGAACACCGACCAACTCGATCCTGCAGATCGTGGGCGCGAGCGCGATCAGCGGCGTCACCCAGGGTGCCGGCAACGCGCTGGGCTCGGCCGACAGCGCCGGGACGAACGCGATGATCACCATGCTCTCGACGCCGGTCGGGATTCCGCCGCTCCAAGCGCAGTCGACGTCGCCGATCACGGCCGCCGGTTCGGTCACCGTCCTGCCCTCGACGCCGGGCGAGTTCGCGAACGTCCAGGTCGGCCAGCTGCTCACCATCAGCGGCGGCGCGGCGATCGGCGCGCCGCCGACGGTCGCGGCGTCCGAGACCGTCCAGGTCACCGGCGTCGATCCGAGCACCGGAGCGATCAGCTTCGTGGCGACGGGCGCCCACGGTAACGGCTACTCGATCTCCAGCACGCCCTCGCAGACGCTCAGCGCGTACTACGGCGTGCTCGTCACCCAGCTCGGCAACGACACCGCGACTGCCACCACCGGAACCACCACCCAGACGAACCTGGCGACGAGCATCAACGCACAGCGCCAGTCGGTCGACGGGATCAACGTCGACGAAGAGACCCAGAACCTGCTCCAGTACCAAAACGCCTACGAGGCTGCCGCGAAGACGATGAGCGTTCTCGAGACGCTCTTGCAGACTGCGCTCGGCATGGTCTCGTCGTCGACAGGATAG
- a CDS encoding flagellar biosynthesis anti-sigma factor FlgM, with protein sequence MIISRAEIRSALTAYRAVKRKNTVATVAFDTADSFERSEAAQSLAASFFAATMEPFYRPELVSDLQRRIAEGKYYVPAEEIVDKLLGRLIVEAAAAAAG encoded by the coding sequence ATGATCATCAGTCGGGCGGAGATCCGCTCCGCGCTGACCGCCTATCGGGCGGTGAAACGGAAGAACACCGTCGCGACGGTAGCCTTCGATACGGCCGACTCGTTCGAGCGTTCGGAAGCCGCGCAATCCCTGGCCGCATCGTTCTTTGCCGCCACGATGGAGCCGTTCTACCGGCCGGAGCTGGTGAGCGATCTGCAGCGGCGCATCGCCGAGGGGAAGTATTACGTCCCGGCCGAGGAGATCGTCGACAAATTGTTAGGACGTCTCATCGTCGAGGCGGCGGCGGCCGCGGCCGGCTAG
- a CDS encoding rod-binding protein produces MSLEKLPPSAQSLAAQAPLTAQQQQALQKLHKVAQQMESLFVNMLFTEMRKTAPEVSLTGKTSAAEQTWTEMLDQQRSDELAKTGSLGIAKVLEQQLRSSVLANSSTEAKAPVQEENP; encoded by the coding sequence ATGTCGCTCGAGAAGCTGCCGCCCTCCGCCCAGAGCCTCGCCGCCCAGGCGCCGCTCACGGCGCAGCAGCAGCAGGCGCTCCAGAAGCTGCACAAGGTCGCGCAGCAGATGGAGTCGCTGTTCGTCAACATGCTCTTCACCGAGATGCGGAAAACGGCGCCTGAGGTCTCACTGACCGGCAAAACGTCCGCTGCCGAACAAACGTGGACGGAGATGCTCGACCAGCAGCGCTCCGACGAGCTGGCCAAGACGGGGTCGCTCGGCATCGCCAAGGTGCTCGAGCAGCAGCTGCGCAGCAGCGTCCTCGCCAACTCCAGCACCGAAGCCAAGGCTCCGGTGCAGGAGGAGAACCCGTGA